A portion of the Methanomassiliicoccus sp. genome contains these proteins:
- a CDS encoding adenylyltransferase/cytidyltransferase family protein, with translation MEEERAFEMTRVMASGVFDILHTGHVHYLTEARRLGDELVVVVATDNTVRKNKHEPITPEKMRLELVQSLKPVDRAILGHEGDMFGVVAEIRPDVIAIGYDQTFDEKALEAELAKRGMNIKVVRLGHYADDLNGTRKIIRKIIEWHTATACQEGKQ, from the coding sequence GTGGAAGAAGAGCGTGCATTCGAGATGACCAGAGTCATGGCCAGCGGGGTCTTCGACATTTTGCACACCGGACATGTGCACTACCTGACCGAGGCCCGACGCCTGGGGGATGAGCTTGTGGTCGTGGTGGCCACCGACAATACCGTCCGCAAGAACAAGCATGAACCGATCACCCCCGAGAAGATGCGCCTGGAGCTAGTACAGAGCCTCAAGCCGGTAGACCGAGCCATCCTGGGCCATGAGGGAGACATGTTCGGCGTGGTGGCCGAGATCAGACCGGACGTCATCGCCATCGGCTACGACCAAACCTTCGACGAGAAGGCTTTGGAGGCTGAGCTGGCCAAGCGAGGTATGAATATCAAGGTGGTCCGTCTAGGGCATTACGCCGACGACCTAAACGGCACACGCAAGATCATCCGCAAGATCATCGAGTGGCACACCGCCACGGCCTGCCAGGAGGGGAAGCAGTGA
- the ribC gene encoding riboflavin synthase yields MKLIGIADTTFARVDMGGAAVDELKARGTGFKIVRYTVPGIKDLPVACKKLIVEQKCDIVMALGMPGPKDKDKNCAHEASTGLIAAQLMTDHHIIEVFVHEDEASDARTLDWLAKQRAREHARNAYDLLFRPEVLSRNAGKGLRQGYEDAGPIRE; encoded by the coding sequence GTGAAGCTTATCGGCATCGCCGACACCACCTTTGCCCGGGTGGACATGGGCGGAGCGGCGGTGGACGAGCTGAAAGCCAGAGGCACGGGGTTCAAGATCGTTCGGTACACTGTGCCCGGAATCAAGGACCTTCCGGTAGCGTGCAAGAAGCTCATCGTCGAACAAAAGTGCGATATTGTCATGGCACTGGGCATGCCCGGCCCCAAGGACAAGGATAAGAACTGCGCCCACGAGGCCTCCACTGGCCTAATCGCCGCGCAGCTGATGACTGATCACCACATCATCGAGGTCTTCGTCCACGAGGACGAGGCCTCCGACGCCAGGACTCTCGATTGGCTCGCCAAGCAGCGGGCCAGGGAGCATGCCCGCAACGCCTATGACCTCCTCTTCCGTCCCGAGGTGCTTTCCCGGAACGCGGGGAAGGGGCTGCGGCAGGGCTACGAGGACGCTGGACCGATAAGGGAGTGA
- the ribH gene encoding 6,7-dimethyl-8-ribityllumazine synthase, whose translation MKRYNIGIVVSEFNFDITSMMLERAKAHAAFLDVNVAKVISVPGVYDMPLAIKKLCEDPSIDGVATLGCVIEGETEHDEIVIQHAARKIIDLSLQYDKPVSLGITGPGMTRLQAEDRIEKGRDAVEAVVKLLKNLA comes from the coding sequence ATGAAGCGATACAACATAGGGATAGTGGTTTCCGAATTCAACTTCGACATCACCTCGATGATGTTGGAGCGGGCGAAGGCGCACGCCGCCTTCCTGGATGTGAACGTGGCCAAGGTGATCTCGGTGCCCGGGGTGTACGATATGCCTCTGGCCATCAAGAAGCTGTGCGAAGATCCCAGCATCGACGGCGTGGCCACCCTGGGCTGCGTCATAGAGGGCGAGACCGAGCATGACGAGATAGTAATCCAGCACGCGGCCAGGAAGATCATCGACCTCAGCCTACAGTACGACAAGCCAGTGTCCCTGGGGATCACCGGGCCGGGAATGACCCGCCTCCAGGCTGAGGACCGCATCGAGAAGGGGCGCGACGCTGTGGAAGCAGTGGTGAAGCTTCTCAAGAACCTGGCGTAA
- a CDS encoding SHOCT domain-containing protein: MSQVYSRTVKAIGDVDAIYDRMWAAMKAQGFNLVTSEKPNLLIGDRGILRPTRKVSKYPHSLVVAFHSGESNPLVSFTYIMSDMWNYTPGDREFFNFEINTIVSSLNMNASFIDVKDAQDSPASSAYINELRGLAKLRDDGLISASEFDYKKRQLMGI, translated from the coding sequence ATGTCTCAAGTCTACTCTAGGACCGTCAAGGCAATAGGAGATGTCGACGCGATATATGATCGCATGTGGGCCGCCATGAAGGCCCAGGGGTTCAACCTCGTCACCTCGGAGAAGCCGAACCTGCTCATCGGGGACAGAGGCATCTTGAGGCCGACCAGGAAGGTATCTAAGTATCCTCACAGCCTGGTGGTGGCATTCCATTCGGGCGAGAGCAACCCCCTTGTCTCGTTCACCTATATCATGAGCGACATGTGGAACTATACTCCAGGGGATCGGGAATTCTTCAACTTCGAGATCAACACCATCGTCTCGTCCTTGAACATGAACGCCTCGTTCATCGACGTCAAGGATGCACAGGACAGTCCGGCCTCCAGCGCCTACATCAATGAGCTCAGAGGGCTGGCAAAGCTCCGGGACGACGGCTTGATCAGCGCGTCGGAGTTCGACTACAAGAAGCGGCAGCTCATGGGCATCTGA
- the ftsZ gene encoding cell division protein FtsZ produces MPNSLVKNALGSDYKEKLVARPVEPAPAPAPVQQQELSDTDREILEMAAKLDVCIKIIGCGGGGSNTINRCVDAGISGAQLCAINTDAKHLLTIRAPKKILIGKSTTRGMGAGALPENGEAAARENDNDIRQFLTGSNIVFVTAGMGGGTGTGSAHYVASIAKEQIRALTIGVVTFPFKAEGTVRAENAMIGLNKLRSVCDTTIVVPNDKLLELVPKLPVDAAFKVADEVLMQTIKGLTEIITKPGLVNLDYADIQTVMKEGGVAFVGIGEATTEDDDRVKAAVHEALTSPLLGEINLKDAKGALIRVVGGPDMSVGEAQRAAEIVTNSVNERARIIWGCSVDPELEGTIKILLIVTGASSKYMYGKGGQPTSRLGALENDIPKSKLGAQPQPARPQPQRQAPADDDGIDFVR; encoded by the coding sequence ATGCCAAATTCGTTGGTAAAGAACGCACTAGGTAGTGACTACAAGGAGAAGCTGGTAGCGAGACCTGTTGAGCCCGCGCCGGCGCCTGCCCCGGTTCAGCAGCAGGAATTGTCCGACACCGACAGAGAGATTCTCGAAATGGCCGCCAAGCTTGATGTCTGCATTAAGATCATCGGCTGCGGCGGAGGCGGTTCCAACACCATCAACCGCTGCGTTGATGCCGGCATCAGCGGCGCTCAGTTGTGTGCCATCAACACCGATGCCAAGCACCTGTTGACCATCCGTGCGCCGAAGAAGATCCTCATCGGCAAGAGCACCACCCGCGGTATGGGAGCCGGAGCCCTGCCCGAGAACGGAGAGGCGGCAGCCCGAGAGAACGACAATGACATCCGCCAGTTCCTTACCGGTTCCAACATCGTATTCGTCACCGCTGGCATGGGTGGCGGCACCGGCACCGGTTCCGCGCACTACGTTGCCTCGATCGCCAAGGAGCAGATCCGGGCGCTCACCATCGGTGTGGTCACTTTCCCGTTCAAGGCCGAAGGGACCGTCCGCGCTGAGAACGCCATGATCGGCCTCAACAAGCTGAGGTCGGTGTGCGACACCACCATCGTGGTTCCGAACGACAAGCTTCTGGAGCTCGTTCCGAAGCTACCGGTGGACGCGGCTTTCAAGGTCGCCGATGAAGTCCTCATGCAGACCATCAAGGGGCTCACCGAGATCATAACCAAGCCCGGCCTGGTCAACCTTGACTACGCCGATATCCAGACGGTCATGAAGGAGGGCGGGGTGGCTTTCGTCGGCATCGGCGAGGCGACCACCGAGGACGACGACCGGGTCAAGGCCGCTGTCCACGAAGCGCTCACTTCCCCATTGCTGGGCGAGATCAACCTGAAGGACGCCAAGGGTGCGCTGATCCGCGTTGTCGGGGGCCCGGACATGTCAGTGGGTGAGGCCCAGAGGGCGGCCGAGATCGTCACCAACAGCGTTAACGAGCGTGCCAGGATCATCTGGGGTTGCTCCGTGGACCCCGAGCTGGAGGGTACCATCAAGATCCTCCTTATTGTCACCGGCGCGTCCTCCAAGTACATGTACGGCAAGGGCGGACAGCCGACCAGCAGGCTCGGTGCCCTGGAGAACGACATCCCCAAGTCCAAGCTTGGTGCCCAGCCCCAGCCGGCCAGGCCGCAGCCACAGAGGCAGGCCCCTGCCGACGATGACGGGATAGACTTCGTGCGGTGA
- a CDS encoding NmrA/HSCARG family protein, with protein sequence MVEIKDRTIFVTGATGHQGSAAARHLLEAGYRVRGLTRDPDSSSGQMLKELGAELVQGDLDDPTSVRRALAGSYGVFAVLTWVEEGPAGEVKQGRILADAAKAEGVEHFLYSSVCGADRNTGIPHFESKATNERYMRSIDLPLTVLRPVYFMENFNSPTARRLISEGNLVMSLSPQKPLQMVSVEDIGFLAAIILDNPEDWAGRTVDIAGDSLTMPEVAERFSEVTGRKVFFREQPLQDLKKIDKERYLMLKWLNEHGYDADIEAIRRLHPTLLSFDQWLKGGFWKGEEAMATTLRTA encoded by the coding sequence GTGGTTGAAATCAAGGATAGGACCATCTTCGTCACTGGTGCCACCGGGCATCAGGGGAGCGCTGCGGCCAGGCACCTTCTGGAGGCGGGCTATCGGGTCCGTGGGCTTACCAGGGATCCGGATTCCTCCAGCGGTCAGATGCTGAAGGAACTCGGGGCAGAGCTGGTCCAGGGCGATCTGGATGATCCGACGAGCGTCCGGAGGGCGCTGGCTGGCTCCTATGGCGTGTTCGCCGTCCTCACCTGGGTGGAGGAGGGCCCTGCGGGAGAGGTCAAGCAGGGTAGGATCCTCGCTGACGCGGCCAAGGCCGAAGGCGTGGAGCACTTCCTGTATAGCTCGGTGTGCGGGGCGGACCGCAACACTGGAATACCTCACTTCGAGAGCAAGGCGACCAACGAGCGATATATGCGGTCCATCGATCTGCCCTTGACCGTTCTGAGGCCGGTATACTTCATGGAGAACTTCAACTCGCCCACCGCTCGCCGGCTGATCTCCGAGGGCAACCTGGTGATGTCGCTGAGCCCCCAAAAGCCGCTGCAGATGGTTTCGGTGGAGGACATCGGATTCCTGGCGGCCATCATCCTGGATAATCCCGAGGACTGGGCTGGACGGACGGTGGACATCGCCGGGGACTCCCTCACCATGCCCGAGGTTGCGGAGCGGTTCTCCGAGGTGACCGGAAGGAAGGTGTTCTTCCGCGAGCAGCCGCTTCAGGACCTCAAGAAGATCGACAAGGAGCGCTACCTAATGCTGAAGTGGCTCAACGAGCACGGCTACGACGCCGATATCGAGGCCATCAGGCGTTTGCACCCCACCTTGTTGTCGTTCGACCAGTGGCTGAAGGGGGGCTTTTGGAAGGGAGAGGAAGCAATGGCCACCACCCTTCGGACGGCGTGA
- a CDS encoding PHP domain-containing protein: MRADLHVHSTHSDDGRQSVEEIIVRCKELELGAVAISDHNVFEAHKEATVGAGIIIVPAMEVSSTGGHILALGITEVIPRGRPVGETIDLIHAAGGIAIAPHPYRAWSGLGERNVRGHQFDAVEVANGRSKRKGNIAAKRLAKAMGLPMVGGSDAHYNQAIGRAYTELPDDCRDHHDVLKAIRDHRSRAFGSGQGLSRSAQSGMVSVLRWLRRGFRRM, encoded by the coding sequence ATGAGGGCCGACCTTCATGTCCACTCCACCCACTCCGACGATGGCCGGCAGTCGGTGGAGGAGATCATCGTCCGGTGCAAGGAGCTGGAGCTAGGAGCGGTGGCCATCTCCGATCATAACGTCTTCGAAGCCCACAAGGAGGCGACCGTCGGCGCCGGGATCATCATCGTACCGGCGATGGAGGTCTCCTCGACTGGAGGGCACATTCTGGCCCTGGGCATCACGGAGGTGATACCGCGGGGGCGCCCGGTGGGCGAGACCATAGACCTCATCCACGCTGCGGGGGGGATTGCCATCGCACCTCATCCCTATAGGGCCTGGTCCGGCCTCGGTGAGAGGAACGTGCGGGGCCATCAGTTCGACGCGGTGGAGGTCGCCAACGGACGGTCCAAGCGCAAAGGAAACATCGCCGCCAAGCGTTTGGCAAAGGCGATGGGGCTTCCCATGGTGGGAGGCAGCGATGCCCATTACAATCAGGCCATCGGTCGGGCGTACACCGAACTCCCGGATGATTGCCGGGACCATCATGATGTGCTAAAGGCGATACGAGATCATCGGAGCAGGGCTTTCGGCTCGGGCCAGGGTCTCTCGCGTTCGGCTCAATCAGGCATGGTTAGCGTCTTGCGGTGGCTTCGGCGCGGATTCCGACGCATGTGA
- a CDS encoding roadblock/LC7 domain-containing protein — MSELSPVRSALDQIKGQDHVLDASLVSRGGMYIMGGPLKGIHRETFAAMSAIILGAAETTSTELKDKLTKISIDLTEQSLVIVGIGTKYLVTVLMDQNGDKDKVVALTRELLANAESIL; from the coding sequence ATGAGCGAGCTTTCGCCTGTAAGGAGCGCTTTGGACCAGATCAAGGGTCAGGATCACGTCCTGGACGCTTCTCTGGTGTCCCGCGGAGGCATGTACATCATGGGCGGACCCTTGAAGGGTATCCACCGTGAGACCTTCGCCGCCATGTCGGCCATCATCCTAGGTGCAGCGGAAACGACTTCTACCGAGCTCAAGGACAAGCTCACCAAGATCTCCATCGACCTAACCGAGCAGAGCTTGGTCATTGTAGGCATCGGGACGAAGTACCTTGTCACCGTCCTCATGGACCAGAACGGGGACAAAGACAAGGTGGTCGCCCTGACGCGTGAGCTACTGGCGAACGCGGAGTCGATCCTCTAG
- a CDS encoding aminotransferase class I/II-fold pyridoxal phosphate-dependent enzyme — MARKKKMVMMKATKRSLDVSYAIRDILLPARELEKNGAEIIKLHIGDPNKFDFETPKHVRDALCRAVEINDNGYAESEGYDELRQAILEKERQKNNIDVGIENCVITNGVTEAIQMISAATVEPGDEVLIPGPGYPAYIEFTKFFGGKPVSYRADESNGWQPDVDDMRKKITSKTKYITVINPNNPTGALYSDKVLKEITDLAGEHDLFIISDEIYDLMTFDGVHHSPAALSKDVPIIMFNGFSKVDLLPGWRLGYTVFRDPQGKLDEIKEGMMRQLRLRISANNPCQMAVIEALKGPKDHLEEMNNKLRARRDYLVKKINSIPGLSTASPKGAFYIFPKIESKHWTNDQDFVLDVLNNCHVLLVPGHGFDETYGKMHFRAVFLPPVETLAKAFDSIEDYMNKVA; from the coding sequence ATGGCCAGAAAAAAGAAGATGGTCATGATGAAAGCGACCAAGCGCTCGTTGGATGTATCCTACGCCATTCGCGACATCCTTCTCCCGGCGAGGGAGCTGGAGAAGAACGGCGCTGAGATCATCAAGCTCCACATCGGAGATCCCAATAAGTTCGATTTCGAGACCCCCAAGCACGTGCGTGATGCCTTGTGCCGTGCAGTCGAGATCAACGACAACGGGTATGCCGAGTCGGAAGGCTATGACGAGCTTCGTCAGGCCATCCTCGAGAAGGAGAGGCAGAAGAACAATATCGACGTGGGGATTGAGAATTGTGTCATCACCAACGGCGTCACCGAGGCCATACAGATGATCAGCGCCGCGACGGTGGAGCCGGGGGATGAGGTCCTGATTCCCGGGCCCGGATATCCTGCCTACATAGAGTTCACCAAGTTCTTCGGTGGTAAGCCGGTTTCCTACCGGGCGGACGAATCCAACGGCTGGCAGCCGGACGTGGACGACATGAGGAAGAAGATCACTTCCAAGACCAAGTACATCACCGTGATCAACCCCAACAACCCCACCGGAGCTCTGTATTCGGACAAGGTGCTCAAAGAGATCACCGACCTGGCCGGCGAGCACGACCTGTTCATCATCTCCGACGAGATCTACGACCTCATGACCTTTGATGGCGTTCATCATTCTCCAGCGGCGCTGTCCAAGGACGTGCCGATAATAATGTTCAATGGGTTCTCCAAGGTCGACCTACTACCCGGTTGGAGGCTGGGATACACTGTCTTCCGCGACCCCCAGGGGAAGCTGGACGAGATCAAGGAGGGCATGATGCGCCAGCTCCGTCTGCGCATCAGCGCCAATAATCCCTGCCAGATGGCGGTCATTGAGGCGCTCAAGGGCCCCAAGGACCACCTCGAGGAGATGAACAACAAGCTGAGGGCCCGCAGGGACTACCTCGTGAAGAAGATCAACTCCATTCCCGGCCTGTCGACGGCGAGCCCCAAGGGCGCGTTCTACATCTTCCCCAAGATCGAGTCCAAGCACTGGACCAACGACCAGGACTTCGTACTGGATGTACTGAACAACTGCCACGTCCTACTTGTCCCGGGGCACGGCTTCGACGAGACCTATGGCAAGATGCACTTCCGCGCGGTGTTCCTGCCTCCTGTGGAGACGCTAGCCAAGGCCTTCGACTCCATCGAGGACTACATGAACAAGGTCGCCTGA
- a CDS encoding bifunctional phosphoglucose/phosphomannose isomerase — protein sequence MAVMLDDVDALAKIDASGMLRQMTALADQLDRSLCSEVKLDHGSERLCLCGLGGSAMGADVLCDHLERTTKVMASVIRDVALPGWVDRDTLVVLISYSGNTRETLSMYGEARRRGARVAVITSGGRLQQLSEKNGDPLVAVPPGLQPRAALGHLLGAAAAVVGAAGISTMDRDLRALLPNIREELEACSPSTPQASNQAKQIAVRLHGRIPFVYSSRNVRPAGRRWQTQINENSKTLCLYGELPEADHNQVVGWVDGTRESACQPVFLRAPSDQGMMADIVNATISIFEDFRLDPIVVDLHGSSALENIMRGMILGDHVSYYLAMLKGVDPTPVSSISELKKRLG from the coding sequence ATGGCCGTGATGCTGGATGATGTCGATGCCCTGGCCAAGATCGATGCTTCGGGCATGCTGCGACAGATGACCGCCCTTGCCGATCAGCTTGACCGTTCGCTCTGCAGCGAGGTTAAGCTCGACCACGGGTCGGAGAGGCTGTGCCTCTGCGGGCTGGGCGGTTCGGCCATGGGGGCCGATGTTCTTTGCGACCACCTGGAAAGGACCACCAAGGTGATGGCCTCGGTGATCAGGGATGTCGCTCTCCCCGGCTGGGTCGACCGGGACACCCTCGTTGTTCTCATCTCCTATTCCGGTAACACCCGAGAGACCCTGTCCATGTATGGGGAGGCTCGCCGACGGGGGGCCCGGGTCGCAGTCATCACATCAGGGGGCCGCTTGCAGCAGCTGAGCGAGAAGAACGGGGACCCCTTGGTCGCGGTGCCCCCCGGCCTGCAACCCCGGGCGGCCCTCGGGCATCTACTCGGTGCGGCCGCGGCGGTGGTGGGGGCGGCGGGCATATCTACCATGGATCGCGACCTCCGCGCCCTGCTGCCCAACATCAGGGAAGAATTGGAAGCTTGCTCGCCCTCCACTCCTCAAGCGAGCAACCAGGCCAAGCAGATCGCCGTCCGACTGCATGGGAGGATACCGTTCGTCTACTCCTCCCGCAACGTCCGCCCTGCGGGCCGGCGATGGCAGACCCAGATCAACGAAAACTCCAAGACTCTGTGCCTGTACGGAGAGCTTCCGGAGGCGGACCATAATCAGGTGGTGGGCTGGGTCGATGGCACCCGGGAATCGGCGTGCCAACCAGTGTTCCTGAGGGCCCCCTCGGACCAGGGCATGATGGCCGACATCGTGAATGCGACCATTTCCATATTCGAGGACTTCCGCCTGGACCCGATCGTGGTGGACCTCCATGGTTCATCGGCGCTGGAGAACATCATGCGCGGTATGATCCTGGGTGATCATGTCAGCTACTATCTGGCCATGTTGAAAGGAGTCGATCCGACGCCGGTGTCGTCCATAAGCGAGCTGAAGAAGAGGTTGGGATAA
- a CDS encoding phosphoadenosine phosphosulfate reductase family protein: MSLVRLGKIPLRWCDSCNLPVLESKECGRCGGATRQMEITPPGDARPATVHDLGLAREVIDRQFGLGCGAAVLQDGHFALMNKAPALDRMDEIIIDGKVAGTMRYDLGRGWVFLARMSAAKAMQGLVSRGRVVADDGALKPILGGSNLLAPGVLSCSDGIKVGDELIVVDQEGRAFAAGIARMSSGDMSAGNKGMAVKVRWCEAPDDETPEGCKAGWPEVLEANRPEMDRKIAEAVNFMRRVMRENRVPAIVSFSGGKDSLATFLLGKRTGTKLPLFYIDTGLEFPETIQHVREVAQRHDAELIFEEAPHEAFEEGLKVFGPPGRDYRWCCKTNKLGPTVRAISKHYPTGVLSFIGQRRYESESRASKPRVWENPWTPGQVGASPIQNWTALHVWLLIVGDGEPYNPWYDRGLDRIGCFMCPASDLAELKLVEASSEGYRRWDAVLRKRAQDRGLPGEWVDYGMWRWRAVPPSIRQELERAGITITAQPREQGPGEGNLRLYIQKGISPCTMGYSIEGAFDRSLHLDRLANVLNMNGEVVVNEDEGWVAVDGITVFDEGALMGKDADAEKLKEKVERVRRTVVKAEECVGCGVCTGRCSEGALMLKLGRVHVEVDRCVHCGRCVEPCPAITFGDNAFDF, encoded by the coding sequence GTGTCCCTGGTCCGACTTGGAAAGATCCCCCTGCGATGGTGCGACTCCTGCAACCTGCCAGTGCTCGAGAGCAAGGAATGCGGGCGCTGCGGCGGGGCCACCCGTCAGATGGAGATCACACCACCCGGCGACGCCCGCCCGGCCACCGTCCACGACCTGGGCTTGGCACGTGAGGTCATCGATCGGCAGTTCGGCCTGGGATGCGGGGCGGCGGTGCTCCAGGACGGCCACTTCGCACTGATGAACAAGGCCCCGGCCCTCGATCGGATGGACGAGATCATCATCGACGGCAAGGTGGCCGGTACGATGCGCTACGACCTCGGTCGAGGGTGGGTCTTTCTGGCCCGCATGTCCGCGGCCAAGGCCATGCAGGGCCTGGTGTCCCGCGGGAGGGTGGTGGCGGATGACGGGGCATTGAAGCCGATCCTGGGAGGATCCAACCTTCTCGCCCCCGGAGTGTTGTCGTGCAGCGATGGCATCAAGGTTGGCGACGAGCTGATCGTGGTCGACCAGGAGGGCCGGGCGTTCGCCGCAGGCATAGCCAGGATGTCTTCTGGGGATATGTCGGCGGGAAACAAGGGCATGGCGGTGAAGGTGCGCTGGTGCGAGGCCCCCGATGACGAGACGCCGGAAGGGTGTAAAGCAGGATGGCCAGAGGTTCTGGAGGCCAACCGACCAGAGATGGACCGCAAGATCGCCGAGGCGGTGAACTTCATGCGCAGGGTGATGCGTGAGAACCGTGTTCCGGCGATCGTCTCCTTCTCCGGCGGGAAGGATTCCCTGGCCACCTTCCTCCTGGGCAAGAGGACGGGAACGAAGCTTCCCCTCTTCTACATTGACACCGGACTGGAGTTCCCGGAGACGATACAGCACGTCCGGGAGGTCGCCCAGCGTCATGACGCCGAGCTTATCTTCGAGGAGGCCCCGCATGAGGCGTTCGAGGAGGGCCTGAAGGTCTTCGGCCCTCCCGGTCGTGACTACAGGTGGTGTTGCAAGACCAACAAGCTCGGCCCCACGGTGAGGGCAATCTCGAAGCACTATCCGACCGGCGTCCTGTCGTTCATCGGACAGCGCCGGTACGAGTCGGAGTCCCGTGCCTCCAAACCCCGGGTATGGGAGAACCCCTGGACCCCTGGCCAGGTGGGCGCCTCTCCGATCCAGAACTGGACCGCACTCCACGTCTGGCTGCTCATCGTGGGGGACGGGGAACCCTACAACCCGTGGTATGATCGGGGCCTCGACCGGATCGGCTGCTTTATGTGCCCCGCCTCCGACCTCGCCGAGCTGAAGCTGGTGGAAGCGAGCTCGGAAGGCTACCGCCGATGGGATGCCGTCCTGCGCAAACGGGCTCAGGACAGGGGCCTTCCGGGCGAGTGGGTGGATTATGGCATGTGGCGGTGGCGGGCGGTACCGCCGTCCATTAGGCAAGAGCTGGAGAGGGCAGGCATCACCATCACGGCCCAGCCCCGGGAACAGGGGCCGGGAGAGGGCAACCTCAGGCTGTACATACAGAAGGGCATCTCACCCTGCACCATGGGCTATTCCATCGAGGGAGCTTTCGACCGCTCCCTGCATCTAGACCGCTTGGCCAATGTCCTCAATATGAACGGCGAGGTGGTCGTCAACGAGGACGAGGGATGGGTGGCAGTGGATGGTATAACGGTCTTCGACGAGGGCGCCCTGATGGGCAAGGATGCCGACGCAGAAAAATTGAAGGAAAAGGTTGAGAGAGTGCGGCGGACGGTGGTCAAGGCCGAGGAGTGCGTCGGATGCGGCGTTTGCACCGGAAGATGTAGCGAGGGTGCACTTATGCTAAAGCTGGGCCGGGTCCACGTAGAGGTTGATAGATGCGTCCATTGCGGGCGCTGCGTGGAGCCTTGTCCGGCCATCACCTTCGGTGACAACGCCTTCGATTTCTGA
- the ribB gene encoding 3,4-dihydroxy-2-butanone-4-phosphate synthase codes for MDKIGEAQAALKSGKFVLVFDSDSREAETDMMIASEHVTFESIRTLRKEAGGLICTTVPAEVSKKLDLPFLAELFVESYAKHPVLKGLAPNDLPYDTKSAFSLTINHRHTFTGIPDRDRALTISEFAKLGKQVLELDGEAARKEFGAAFRAPGHVFLLNSQPGVLNDRRGHTELVTALMKMGDMFPSATICEMMGEDGKAMRKEKAQEYARRYGVPYLEGAEIIEAWKKSVHSR; via the coding sequence ATGGACAAGATCGGCGAAGCACAGGCCGCCCTGAAATCCGGCAAGTTCGTGCTGGTTTTCGATTCGGACAGCAGGGAGGCGGAGACGGACATGATGATCGCCTCTGAGCATGTGACCTTTGAGAGCATCCGTACGCTGCGCAAGGAGGCCGGTGGATTGATCTGCACGACCGTCCCGGCCGAGGTGTCTAAGAAGCTCGACCTTCCCTTCCTGGCCGAGCTCTTCGTCGAGTCGTACGCCAAGCACCCGGTCCTCAAGGGTCTGGCCCCCAACGACCTGCCCTATGATACGAAGTCCGCGTTCTCGCTCACTATCAATCATCGCCATACCTTTACCGGCATCCCGGACCGAGACCGCGCACTGACCATCTCCGAGTTCGCCAAGCTGGGTAAGCAGGTGCTGGAGCTGGACGGCGAAGCCGCCCGCAAGGAGTTTGGAGCGGCGTTCCGCGCCCCCGGCCATGTTTTCCTGCTCAACTCTCAGCCCGGGGTTCTCAATGACCGCCGAGGCCATACTGAGCTGGTCACCGCGCTGATGAAGATGGGTGATATGTTCCCCTCGGCCACCATCTGCGAGATGATGGGTGAGGACGGGAAGGCGATGCGCAAGGAGAAGGCTCAAGAGTACGCCAGGCGATATGGTGTACCCTACCTCGAGGGTGCCGAGATCATCGAGGCGTGGAAGAAGAGCGTGCATTCGAGATGA